A region of the Primulina eburnea isolate SZY01 chromosome 7, ASM2296580v1, whole genome shotgun sequence genome:
CTGAACTAAAacgtaatattatatattattaatgataatattaataataaattttaaaaacaataataatattatattacaaacCCAAAAAAATCGGAAATCACATCCTCGTTTCGAGTTTTCTCAGTATGACCCGCACTCGTGGGGAAAATTAACATCTCTAGGTGCTTAGGTTGTCACATAATTTAAagaataggtctcttgtgagactgtctcacgaatatttattggtgagatgagtcaaccctaccgatattcacaataaaaaataatattcttagcataaaaataattactttttcattgatgacccaaataagagacccgtctcataaaatacaaccggtgaaaccgtctcacacaaatttttccctaatttaaaatatttgaattactctattattattattattattagatatTAATTTTATGCCAAATGATTGATTTTCTAAATTTAGTTAATCTATGTTTACATTTAGTATAAATTATGTATTCTGCATTAGGATTTATAACTCTGatttaacaaatatatatattcaaataaatgtgtacgataaattatatatatatatatatatttttgatatcctgcacatctaccgtgcacacctatgagagcaccgatgaggtgtcactcacatATTAGATGTGATGAAACATAGAAAAATTGTGtatccaatgggtgagtgacaacCTAATCGCTGTTCACAAAGGTGTGCACGGTAGAtgtacattatatatatatatatatatatatatatatatatatatatatatatatatatatatatatatatatatatatatatatatatacatggttTTAACTTTTACGAAATCACATTGATGACATTTATTTGAGCAGCCAAATTTCTTGCAAAACTTCAACCTTTGCATGTTTATTGAACTCAGTAGACaacaaaacaattaaataaaggtTCCTTATTCTCAACCAACTTTTAAATTGGGGTGGATTATTGTGACATTACATTTATAGACATATCATGCATAACTAGCAAAAAATCGGAATATATGCTATTTTTTTTGCCAAATATGTCGGTTGATATTCAATCGGTCTTTTTTGCATGGTCCATACGAGTATGACATAATTTATTGCAGCAAGCCCTTTAAAAAAGTGCTCTAAATTCCTAGATCAATTTGGATACAAAATTTGTAAATTAattaatgttatttttataaaatagaaGTAATTTATTATTTACATATAaagctaaatttttatttttgagaaaaGTTGATTGATAAACTTAGAAAAATTTGTGATTTTTTGGATGAATATAAACTGTCTCGGGAAAATGAAAACCTCCTCTGCATTTTGCGTAACATTTAATGCTATATAAATAATGTTGTGATGTAATAATTCTCAACGATGGAAACGTGATGTTTGTGCTGTTATactgtttaaaatattttaattacacaATTATCAATAGTTATAATTTTTGGTAAAGCGATAAACATTTAATCTTACATATACATACTAACGTATCTTTGCATGTGATAGACATAGACAAAAAAATTTggtattaaataattttatatattaaaaacttaaaaaacattttatatgattttttcataattaattTGAATagttatttaaaaatcatattattaTAAGCTTATGATGTTAATTAACTTTTAATGTTATGAGTGATTGTTcgtttaatttaataattataatatatagataaagataaaagacaaaaatttgtgtaagacggtctaacgatttgtattttgtgagatagatcttttatttgagtcatccatgaaaaaatattactttttatgctaaaagtattacttttgattgtgaatatcggtaggattgactcgtctcacagataaagattaatgaaaccgtctcacaagagacttattcaagataaaaaaaaaatataatggaATGTGGTGGTTCTAGATGATCtacaaatttattaaaatatatttttatgattcattttattaagtgaaaACGAAGTATTTTATAATTTGAATGAAatctttttatcattttttaagTCTCTTATGCTTTGTAATAATgacaaaacttgtgtgagacggtctcacgagtcatattttataagacagatattttatttgggtcatctatgaaaaagtattactttttattgtgaatattttatattataaaatttcaatcttatttattatatttgttttttaataattttaattttttattatatgtgCCGAAAATGCGTAGACTTCCTAATAAAACAAAGTgaaattgttaaaaaataaatagaattACGAgactaaaatttaaatttgcCGACTATCAAAATTGCGAAGAAAAATATAGCATTGGCGGGTTTTTAAAAATCCTTTTAACAGAACCTTTTTTTTCTTGGAATCTCCGCTCGTACCTAGGACGAGTTCATTGTCCATACGATCTTTCCAAAGTTGTCAGTGCTATTCAGCCTATTTGTATCGACCTCAGTTAGCTCGGCAAGTTCATAATTTCTCAGATGAATTTCATGGAGAAAACAGAGTGCGCAGTTCCGGAAGTAATCTTGAATTCCGGCCATAAAATGCCAGGCCTAGGCTTAGGAACCGCGGCGCATCCGATGCCGCCGACTGATCAGCTAACAACCGTCCTCTTGGAAGCAGTCGCAGCCGGTTACCGCCACTTCGACACGGCTGCCATGTATGGATCAGAGGAAGCCGTCGGCAGAGCGGTGGCCGCTGCGATCGAATGCGGCCTTGTTAAGGATCGGAAGGAGATTTTCATAACCTCGAAACTGTTTATAACAGATACTCACCGTGATCTTGTGGTGCCGGCCCTCGAGAAAACACTCCGGTACTTGTTTCCTTTACTGCATGTTCTATCATGGAGGCGGATAAATTTAAGGTCGCGGCTCAGAAATGTTTAACTACAGCGGCTGTCGTGGAACTGAACGGTGATTTTGCGGGCCATGGCGGAACTTGTTTTTTCTAATGTTTTTCAACCTCTTTCCTATTTTTTTCCATTTAAAATTTATCCAAAAAATTCTGAATTTTATTTctaatttcatttttaaaaactCTGCGACAATAGCCTGGCCTTTCCGCTGGAACAACAGTCTCCGCGGCACCATTCGTGCCGGCGAACCATGATCTCTACCGCATTTTCTTGAACTTTGTTTCATCATTGAAAACATCAATTAATTGAGCAAGTATTGCAtctgttatatctatgatacgTTCTAAATCATCCTAAATTTCAATGTCGTATGTTAATCCGTCGCAAAAATTAATCAAAACTTGTTATCACACGTGAAACGAGAAATAAACTTATGAATGTTTATTATGTATATAGTAAGCTGGGGCAAGATTATGTGGATCTGTATCTGATACACTGGCCAATAAGGACAAAGCAAACTGCTGATGTTTATAAACTGAGTGAAGAAGACATGCTTTATTTCGATATAAAGGAGGTTTGGGAGGCCATGGAGGAGTGTTCTAGATTGGGTTTAGCCAAATCCATTGGCGTAAGCAATTTCAGCTGCGAAAAACTCTCGAAACTGCTGCGAAATGCAACCATCCCACCAGCAGTTAACCAGGTAAATGTATAAATTGTATGAGGTTCTCAGAGAACTTTCCGCAAAATTCGAATTTATTTGCGATCCAAAGATATATTAAATTATGCCTCAACTGAAACTCAGGTCGAAATGAGCATAGCATGGCAGCAAAGAAAAATGTTGGAGTTTTGCCAGGAGAAGAGGATTCATGTGTGTGCATGGTCTCCTCTTGGGGCAAATGGAGCTTTATGGGGATCACATGCAGTGATGCAGAGTCCAATTCTCGAAGAAATTGCAGCTGCTAAGAACAAAACCAAGGCTCAGGTGAAATAGTACTCGTTCTGATTTTGTGTGTAATTAATCTTGAAAAtataagttttatttatttacagaTCAAAACCATGTATCTCTAATGTTTTAAGTACATGGCTGGATTGTCTCAGTTACAGGACTATAATCGAGCTTGACTCGGAATCTGAAAAATGTTACCATGCCTCGATCAAGTAGTTCTTGTCCACCTTGAACTCGAGTAGTTCTCAGCTTATCTGGGCTCGAGTACTAATTTTTCTCTTAAAAAGAATCCCTTAAAACTTTTGAATATTGAATATCAGGGTATGTAATTTATGATTAAATCAAAAAGTAAAGTGATCATTTGATTATCATTCAAAAGATAATAAGACATTCAGGAGTTATTTATCATGTTCGGACAGGGGAGATCAAAGCTTGAGCTCTGCCGAAAAGTACTTGATCAAGTTGCTCACGAGCAGCTCGACTCGGTTGGAATTAAATGTGAACTAATAGAACACATAAAATTTCAGGTGGCATTGAGATGGGTATATGAACAGGGAGCAGTCCCTCTAGTGAAGAGCTTCAACAGCGAGAGAATGAGACAGAATCTTCAAATTTTCGACTGGGAATTAACAGATGAAGAAACTTGCAAGA
Encoded here:
- the LOC140836085 gene encoding protein REDOX 2-like, giving the protein MNFMEKTECAVPEVILNSGHKMPGLGLGTAAHPMPPTDQLTTVLLEAVAAGYRHFDTAAMYGSEEAVGRAVAAAIECGLVKDRKEIFITSKLFITDTHRDLVVPALEKTLRKLGQDYVDLYLIHWPIRTKQTADVYKLSEEDMLYFDIKEVWEAMEECSRLGLAKSIGVSNFSCEKLSKLLRNATIPPAVNQVEMSIAWQQRKMLEFCQEKRIHVCAWSPLGANGALWGSHAVMQSPILEEIAAAKNKTKAQVALRWVYEQGAVPLVKSFNSERMRQNLQIFDWELTDEETCKIGKISQAKAFTGQGFIFPKGQYKSVEELWDGEV